A genome region from Macaca fascicularis isolate 582-1 chromosome 3, T2T-MFA8v1.1 includes the following:
- the IFNAR1 gene encoding interferon alpha/beta receptor 1 isoform X6, whose translation MMVTLLGATTLVLVTLAPWVLSAAAGGKNLKSPQKVEVDVIDDNFILRWNRSEESVGNVTFSFDYQKPEMDNWIKLPGCQNMTSTKCNFSSLKLNIYDEIKLRIRAEKENTSSWCEVDSFTPFRKAQIGPPEVHLEAEDKAIVIYISPPGTEDSVMWALDRSSFTYSLVIWKNSSSVEERIENIYSRHKISKLSPETTYCLKVKAALLTSRKIGVYGPVHCIKTTVENELPPPENIEVIVQNQNYVLKWDYTYANMTFQVQWLHLHFGRPR comes from the exons GtggaaaaaatctaaaatctcCTCAAAAAGTAGAGGTTGACGTCATAGATGACAACTTTATCCTGAGGTGGAACAGGAGTGAAGAATCTGTCGGGAATGTGACTTTTTCATTCGATTATCAAAA acCTGAGATGGATAATTGGATAAAATTGCCTGGATGTCAGAATATGACTAGTACCAAATGCAACTTTTCTTCGCTGAAGCTGAACATTTATGATGAAATTAAATTGCGTATaagagcagaaaaagaaaacacttcttCGTGGTGTGAGGTTGACTCGTTTACACCATTTCGCAAAG ctcaAATTGGTCCTCCAGAAGTACATTTAGAAGCTGAAGATAAGGCAATAGTGATATACATCTCTCCTCCTGGAACAGAAGATAGTGTCATGTGGGCTTTGGATCGTTCAAGCTTTACATATAGCTTAGTTATCTGGAAAAACTCTTCAAGTGTAGAA gaaaggattgaaaatatttattccagACATAAAATTTCTAAACTCTCACCAGAGACTACTTATTGTTTAAAAGTTAAAGCAGCACTACTTACGTCACGGAAAATTGGTGTCTATGGTCCAGTGCATTGTATAAAGACCACAG TTGAAAATGAACTACCTCCACCAGAAAATATAGAAGTCATTGTTCAAAATCAGAACTATGTTCTTAAGTGGGATTATACGTATGCAAACATGACCTTTCAAGTTCAGTGGCTCCA tttgcactttgggaggccgaggtag
- the IFNAR1 gene encoding interferon alpha/beta receptor 1 isoform X1 — protein sequence MMVTLLGATTLVLVTLAPWVLSAAAGERPGGESRRRAGGGKNLKSPQKVEVDVIDDNFILRWNRSEESVGNVTFSFDYQKPEMDNWIKLPGCQNMTSTKCNFSSLKLNIYDEIKLRIRAEKENTSSWCEVDSFTPFRKAQIGPPEVHLEAEDKAIVIYISPPGTEDSVMWALDRSSFTYSLVIWKNSSSVEERIENIYSRHKISKLSPETTYCLKVKAALLTSRKIGVYGPVHCIKTTVENELPPPENIEVIVQNQNYVLKWDYTYANMTFQVQWLHAFLKRKPGNHLYKWKQIPDCENVTTTQCVFPPNTFQKGIYLLRVQASDGNNTSFWSEEIKFDTEIQASLLPPVFNIRSLSDSLHISIGAPKWSENKPVIQDYPLIYEILFWENTSKAERKIIKKKTDVTIPNLKPLTVYCVKARAHSMDEKLNKSSVFSDVVCEETKSGNTSKIWLIIGIFTVLLALPFVIYAVKVLLRCINYVFFPSLKPSSNIDEYFSEQSLKNLLLSTSEEQIEKCLIIENISTIATVEETNQTDEDHKKYSSQTSEDSGNYSNEDESENKTSEELQQDFI from the exons GtggaaaaaatctaaaatctcCTCAAAAAGTAGAGGTTGACGTCATAGATGACAACTTTATCCTGAGGTGGAACAGGAGTGAAGAATCTGTCGGGAATGTGACTTTTTCATTCGATTATCAAAA acCTGAGATGGATAATTGGATAAAATTGCCTGGATGTCAGAATATGACTAGTACCAAATGCAACTTTTCTTCGCTGAAGCTGAACATTTATGATGAAATTAAATTGCGTATaagagcagaaaaagaaaacacttcttCGTGGTGTGAGGTTGACTCGTTTACACCATTTCGCAAAG ctcaAATTGGTCCTCCAGAAGTACATTTAGAAGCTGAAGATAAGGCAATAGTGATATACATCTCTCCTCCTGGAACAGAAGATAGTGTCATGTGGGCTTTGGATCGTTCAAGCTTTACATATAGCTTAGTTATCTGGAAAAACTCTTCAAGTGTAGAA gaaaggattgaaaatatttattccagACATAAAATTTCTAAACTCTCACCAGAGACTACTTATTGTTTAAAAGTTAAAGCAGCACTACTTACGTCACGGAAAATTGGTGTCTATGGTCCAGTGCATTGTATAAAGACCACAG TTGAAAATGAACTACCTCCACCAGAAAATATAGAAGTCATTGTTCAAAATCAGAACTATGTTCTTAAGTGGGATTATACGTATGCAAACATGACCTTTCAAGTTCAGTGGCTCCA tgcctttttaaaaaggaaacctgGAAACCATTTgtataaatggaaacaaatacCTGACTGCGAAAATGTCACAACTACCCAGTGTGTCTTTCCTCCAAACACTTTCCAAAAAGGAATTTACCTTCTCCGCGTACAAGCATCTGATGGAAATAACACGTCTTTTTGGTCTGAAGAGATAAAGTTTGATACTGAAATACAAG CTTCCCTGCTTCCTCCAGTCTTTAACATTAGATCCCTTAGTGATTCATTACATATCTCTATCGGTGCTCCAAAATGGTCTGAAAACAAGCCTGTGATCCAGGATTATCCACTGatttatgaaattcttttttgGGAAAACACTTCAAAGGCTGAG agaaaaattatcaagaaaaaaacTGATGTTACTATTCCTAATTTGAAACCACTGACTGTATATTGTGTGAAAGCCAGAGCACACAGCATGGATGAAAAGCTGAATAAAAGCAGTGTTTTTAGTGATGTTGTGTGTGAGGAAACAAAATCAG GAAATACATCTAAAATTTGGCTTATAATTGGAATTTTTACTGTATTACTTGCTCTCCCGTTTGTCATTTATGCTGTGAAAGTCCTCTTGAGATGCATCAATTATGTCTTCTTTCCATCACTTAAACCTTCTTCCAATATAGATGAG tatttCTCTGAACAGTCATTGAAGAATCTTCTGCTTTCAACTTCTGAGGAACAAATCGAAAAATGTcttataattgaaaatataagCACAATTGCTACAGTAGAAGAAACTAATCAGACTGATGAAGATCATAAAAAATACAGTTCCCAAACTAGCGAAGATTCAGGAAATTATTCTAATGAAgatgaaagtgaaaataaaacaagtgaAGAACTACAGCAGGACTTTATATGA
- the IFNAR1 gene encoding interferon alpha/beta receptor 1 isoform X4: MMVTLLGATTLVLVTLAPWVLSAAAGGKNLKSPQKVEVDVIDDNFILRWNRSEESVGNVTFSFDYQKPEMDNWIKLPGCQNMTSTKCNFSSLKLNIYDEIKLRIRAEKENTSSWCEVDSFTPFRKAQIGPPEVHLEAEDKAIVIYISPPGTEDSVMWALDRSSFTYSLVIWKNSSSVEERIENIYSRHKISKLSPETTYCLKVKAALLTSRKIGVYGPVHCIKTTVENELPPPENIEVIVQNQNYVLKWDYTYANMTFQVQWLQKPGNHLYKWKQIPDCENVTTTQCVFPPNTFQKGIYLLRVQASDGNNTSFWSEEIKFDTEIQASLLPPVFNIRSLSDSLHISIGAPKWSENKPVIQDYPLIYEILFWENTSKAERKIIKKKTDVTIPNLKPLTVYCVKARAHSMDEKLNKSSVFSDVVCEETKSGNTSKIWLIIGIFTVLLALPFVIYAVKVLLRCINYVFFPSLKPSSNIDEYFSEQSLKNLLLSTSEEQIEKCLIIENISTIATVEETNQTDEDHKKYSSQTSEDSGNYSNEDESENKTSEELQQDFI; encoded by the exons GtggaaaaaatctaaaatctcCTCAAAAAGTAGAGGTTGACGTCATAGATGACAACTTTATCCTGAGGTGGAACAGGAGTGAAGAATCTGTCGGGAATGTGACTTTTTCATTCGATTATCAAAA acCTGAGATGGATAATTGGATAAAATTGCCTGGATGTCAGAATATGACTAGTACCAAATGCAACTTTTCTTCGCTGAAGCTGAACATTTATGATGAAATTAAATTGCGTATaagagcagaaaaagaaaacacttcttCGTGGTGTGAGGTTGACTCGTTTACACCATTTCGCAAAG ctcaAATTGGTCCTCCAGAAGTACATTTAGAAGCTGAAGATAAGGCAATAGTGATATACATCTCTCCTCCTGGAACAGAAGATAGTGTCATGTGGGCTTTGGATCGTTCAAGCTTTACATATAGCTTAGTTATCTGGAAAAACTCTTCAAGTGTAGAA gaaaggattgaaaatatttattccagACATAAAATTTCTAAACTCTCACCAGAGACTACTTATTGTTTAAAAGTTAAAGCAGCACTACTTACGTCACGGAAAATTGGTGTCTATGGTCCAGTGCATTGTATAAAGACCACAG TTGAAAATGAACTACCTCCACCAGAAAATATAGAAGTCATTGTTCAAAATCAGAACTATGTTCTTAAGTGGGATTATACGTATGCAAACATGACCTTTCAAGTTCAGTGGCTCCA gaaacctgGAAACCATTTgtataaatggaaacaaatacCTGACTGCGAAAATGTCACAACTACCCAGTGTGTCTTTCCTCCAAACACTTTCCAAAAAGGAATTTACCTTCTCCGCGTACAAGCATCTGATGGAAATAACACGTCTTTTTGGTCTGAAGAGATAAAGTTTGATACTGAAATACAAG CTTCCCTGCTTCCTCCAGTCTTTAACATTAGATCCCTTAGTGATTCATTACATATCTCTATCGGTGCTCCAAAATGGTCTGAAAACAAGCCTGTGATCCAGGATTATCCACTGatttatgaaattcttttttgGGAAAACACTTCAAAGGCTGAG agaaaaattatcaagaaaaaaacTGATGTTACTATTCCTAATTTGAAACCACTGACTGTATATTGTGTGAAAGCCAGAGCACACAGCATGGATGAAAAGCTGAATAAAAGCAGTGTTTTTAGTGATGTTGTGTGTGAGGAAACAAAATCAG GAAATACATCTAAAATTTGGCTTATAATTGGAATTTTTACTGTATTACTTGCTCTCCCGTTTGTCATTTATGCTGTGAAAGTCCTCTTGAGATGCATCAATTATGTCTTCTTTCCATCACTTAAACCTTCTTCCAATATAGATGAG tatttCTCTGAACAGTCATTGAAGAATCTTCTGCTTTCAACTTCTGAGGAACAAATCGAAAAATGTcttataattgaaaatataagCACAATTGCTACAGTAGAAGAAACTAATCAGACTGATGAAGATCATAAAAAATACAGTTCCCAAACTAGCGAAGATTCAGGAAATTATTCTAATGAAgatgaaagtgaaaataaaacaagtgaAGAACTACAGCAGGACTTTATATGA
- the IFNAR1 gene encoding interferon alpha/beta receptor 1 isoform X3: MMVTLLGATTLVLVTLAPWVLSAAAGGKNLKSPQKVEVDVIDDNFILRWNRSEESVGNVTFSFDYQKPEMDNWIKLPGCQNMTSTKCNFSSLKLNIYDEIKLRIRAEKENTSSWCEVDSFTPFRKAQIGPPEVHLEAEDKAIVIYISPPGTEDSVMWALDRSSFTYSLVIWKNSSSVEERIENIYSRHKISKLSPETTYCLKVKAALLTSRKIGVYGPVHCIKTTVENELPPPENIEVIVQNQNYVLKWDYTYANMTFQVQWLHAFLKRKPGNHLYKWKQIPDCENVTTTQCVFPPNTFQKGIYLLRVQASDGNNTSFWSEEIKFDTEIQASLLPPVFNIRSLSDSLHISIGAPKWSENKPVIQDYPLIYEILFWENTSKAERKIIKKKTDVTIPNLKPLTVYCVKARAHSMDEKLNKSSVFSDVVCEETKSGNTSKIWLIIGIFTVLLALPFVIYAVKVLLRCINYVFFPSLKPSSNIDEYFSEQSLKNLLLSTSEEQIEKCLIIENISTIATVEETNQTDEDHKKYSSQTSEDSGNYSNEDESENKTSEELQQDFI; this comes from the exons GtggaaaaaatctaaaatctcCTCAAAAAGTAGAGGTTGACGTCATAGATGACAACTTTATCCTGAGGTGGAACAGGAGTGAAGAATCTGTCGGGAATGTGACTTTTTCATTCGATTATCAAAA acCTGAGATGGATAATTGGATAAAATTGCCTGGATGTCAGAATATGACTAGTACCAAATGCAACTTTTCTTCGCTGAAGCTGAACATTTATGATGAAATTAAATTGCGTATaagagcagaaaaagaaaacacttcttCGTGGTGTGAGGTTGACTCGTTTACACCATTTCGCAAAG ctcaAATTGGTCCTCCAGAAGTACATTTAGAAGCTGAAGATAAGGCAATAGTGATATACATCTCTCCTCCTGGAACAGAAGATAGTGTCATGTGGGCTTTGGATCGTTCAAGCTTTACATATAGCTTAGTTATCTGGAAAAACTCTTCAAGTGTAGAA gaaaggattgaaaatatttattccagACATAAAATTTCTAAACTCTCACCAGAGACTACTTATTGTTTAAAAGTTAAAGCAGCACTACTTACGTCACGGAAAATTGGTGTCTATGGTCCAGTGCATTGTATAAAGACCACAG TTGAAAATGAACTACCTCCACCAGAAAATATAGAAGTCATTGTTCAAAATCAGAACTATGTTCTTAAGTGGGATTATACGTATGCAAACATGACCTTTCAAGTTCAGTGGCTCCA tgcctttttaaaaaggaaacctgGAAACCATTTgtataaatggaaacaaatacCTGACTGCGAAAATGTCACAACTACCCAGTGTGTCTTTCCTCCAAACACTTTCCAAAAAGGAATTTACCTTCTCCGCGTACAAGCATCTGATGGAAATAACACGTCTTTTTGGTCTGAAGAGATAAAGTTTGATACTGAAATACAAG CTTCCCTGCTTCCTCCAGTCTTTAACATTAGATCCCTTAGTGATTCATTACATATCTCTATCGGTGCTCCAAAATGGTCTGAAAACAAGCCTGTGATCCAGGATTATCCACTGatttatgaaattcttttttgGGAAAACACTTCAAAGGCTGAG agaaaaattatcaagaaaaaaacTGATGTTACTATTCCTAATTTGAAACCACTGACTGTATATTGTGTGAAAGCCAGAGCACACAGCATGGATGAAAAGCTGAATAAAAGCAGTGTTTTTAGTGATGTTGTGTGTGAGGAAACAAAATCAG GAAATACATCTAAAATTTGGCTTATAATTGGAATTTTTACTGTATTACTTGCTCTCCCGTTTGTCATTTATGCTGTGAAAGTCCTCTTGAGATGCATCAATTATGTCTTCTTTCCATCACTTAAACCTTCTTCCAATATAGATGAG tatttCTCTGAACAGTCATTGAAGAATCTTCTGCTTTCAACTTCTGAGGAACAAATCGAAAAATGTcttataattgaaaatataagCACAATTGCTACAGTAGAAGAAACTAATCAGACTGATGAAGATCATAAAAAATACAGTTCCCAAACTAGCGAAGATTCAGGAAATTATTCTAATGAAgatgaaagtgaaaataaaacaagtgaAGAACTACAGCAGGACTTTATATGA
- the IFNAR1 gene encoding interferon alpha/beta receptor 1 isoform X2: MMVTLLGATTLVLVTLAPWVLSAAAGERPGGESRRRAGGGKNLKSPQKVEVDVIDDNFILRWNRSEESVGNVTFSFDYQKPEMDNWIKLPGCQNMTSTKCNFSSLKLNIYDEIKLRIRAEKENTSSWCEVDSFTPFRKAQIGPPEVHLEAEDKAIVIYISPPGTEDSVMWALDRSSFTYSLVIWKNSSSVEERIENIYSRHKISKLSPETTYCLKVKAALLTSRKIGVYGPVHCIKTTVENELPPPENIEVIVQNQNYVLKWDYTYANMTFQVQWLQKPGNHLYKWKQIPDCENVTTTQCVFPPNTFQKGIYLLRVQASDGNNTSFWSEEIKFDTEIQASLLPPVFNIRSLSDSLHISIGAPKWSENKPVIQDYPLIYEILFWENTSKAERKIIKKKTDVTIPNLKPLTVYCVKARAHSMDEKLNKSSVFSDVVCEETKSGNTSKIWLIIGIFTVLLALPFVIYAVKVLLRCINYVFFPSLKPSSNIDEYFSEQSLKNLLLSTSEEQIEKCLIIENISTIATVEETNQTDEDHKKYSSQTSEDSGNYSNEDESENKTSEELQQDFI, encoded by the exons GtggaaaaaatctaaaatctcCTCAAAAAGTAGAGGTTGACGTCATAGATGACAACTTTATCCTGAGGTGGAACAGGAGTGAAGAATCTGTCGGGAATGTGACTTTTTCATTCGATTATCAAAA acCTGAGATGGATAATTGGATAAAATTGCCTGGATGTCAGAATATGACTAGTACCAAATGCAACTTTTCTTCGCTGAAGCTGAACATTTATGATGAAATTAAATTGCGTATaagagcagaaaaagaaaacacttcttCGTGGTGTGAGGTTGACTCGTTTACACCATTTCGCAAAG ctcaAATTGGTCCTCCAGAAGTACATTTAGAAGCTGAAGATAAGGCAATAGTGATATACATCTCTCCTCCTGGAACAGAAGATAGTGTCATGTGGGCTTTGGATCGTTCAAGCTTTACATATAGCTTAGTTATCTGGAAAAACTCTTCAAGTGTAGAA gaaaggattgaaaatatttattccagACATAAAATTTCTAAACTCTCACCAGAGACTACTTATTGTTTAAAAGTTAAAGCAGCACTACTTACGTCACGGAAAATTGGTGTCTATGGTCCAGTGCATTGTATAAAGACCACAG TTGAAAATGAACTACCTCCACCAGAAAATATAGAAGTCATTGTTCAAAATCAGAACTATGTTCTTAAGTGGGATTATACGTATGCAAACATGACCTTTCAAGTTCAGTGGCTCCA gaaacctgGAAACCATTTgtataaatggaaacaaatacCTGACTGCGAAAATGTCACAACTACCCAGTGTGTCTTTCCTCCAAACACTTTCCAAAAAGGAATTTACCTTCTCCGCGTACAAGCATCTGATGGAAATAACACGTCTTTTTGGTCTGAAGAGATAAAGTTTGATACTGAAATACAAG CTTCCCTGCTTCCTCCAGTCTTTAACATTAGATCCCTTAGTGATTCATTACATATCTCTATCGGTGCTCCAAAATGGTCTGAAAACAAGCCTGTGATCCAGGATTATCCACTGatttatgaaattcttttttgGGAAAACACTTCAAAGGCTGAG agaaaaattatcaagaaaaaaacTGATGTTACTATTCCTAATTTGAAACCACTGACTGTATATTGTGTGAAAGCCAGAGCACACAGCATGGATGAAAAGCTGAATAAAAGCAGTGTTTTTAGTGATGTTGTGTGTGAGGAAACAAAATCAG GAAATACATCTAAAATTTGGCTTATAATTGGAATTTTTACTGTATTACTTGCTCTCCCGTTTGTCATTTATGCTGTGAAAGTCCTCTTGAGATGCATCAATTATGTCTTCTTTCCATCACTTAAACCTTCTTCCAATATAGATGAG tatttCTCTGAACAGTCATTGAAGAATCTTCTGCTTTCAACTTCTGAGGAACAAATCGAAAAATGTcttataattgaaaatataagCACAATTGCTACAGTAGAAGAAACTAATCAGACTGATGAAGATCATAAAAAATACAGTTCCCAAACTAGCGAAGATTCAGGAAATTATTCTAATGAAgatgaaagtgaaaataaaacaagtgaAGAACTACAGCAGGACTTTATATGA